The genomic DNA GGCGGCGCAGGTGGCGCGGCATCGGTGTTGGTTATTGATTACGGCACCGGCATTCGGATTGCGGCACCGACGGCGGTGCTCGCGACGATGACCACAGCGGTCCAGCAGGGCATCCTGTTCAAGGGCGGTCGTGCACTGGAACAATTGGCAACGGTGGATGCGGTCGTGTTGGACAAAACCGGCACCCTCACGACGGGACAGCCGGAAGTAACCGATGTCCGGGCCTATGGGGGCCTCACGGGTGAAAAAGTCCTGGTGCTGGCGGCCTCGGCGGAACGACGCCTCAATCATCCGGTGGCACAAGCCATTGTCCGGGCTGCTGTCGAGCGTAAGCTCGCCATCCCATCTCGGAAGGCATCGCACTATACCATTGGTTTGGGCGTCACCTCCCGCGTGAATGGGTCCATCGTCCATGTCGGCTGTGCACGCTACATGATACGACTGGGAATCGGGATTCCAAACGAGGCTCAACAAGACGTGGCGGCGTTCGGCGATCGGGCGGTCTCACCGGTCTTCGTGGCCATGGATCGCGAGGTGGTGGGATTGATCGGGTACGCCGACGAAATACGGCCGGAAGCGCGCTCCGTCGTCCGACAATTGCGAAACCTGGGTATCAAGGAAATCGTCATGCTAACCGGGGATCATCGCCAGGTGGCCACACATGTCGCGAAGCAGGTAGGGATCGCCCGGTATGTGGCCGAAGTCTTGCCGGAGCAAAAAGTAGAGGAAGTACAAGCGTTGCGTCAGCGAGGGTACCGCGTGGCATTTATCGGAGATGGGATTAATGATTCCCCCGCGCTGGCTCACGCCGATGTCGGCATTGCCGTGAAGGGTGGAGCGGATGTGGCTCAAGACACCGCGCATGTCGTCTTGCTGAACGGCGATTTAGCCCATGTCCCGACGGCGATTTCACTGGCGCGGGAGGCCGTGGACTTAATTGAGCAGAATTGGAATATCATTGCCGTACCCAACACAGTGGCACTGGCCTTGGCCTGTCTCGGAGTGCTTGGGCCAGGTGCCGCGACGCTGCTGAGCAACGGGTCCGCCATCGTCGCGACGGGCAACTCACTACGACCCCTCTTAAACACTGGAGGCGGCAATGGCACGGGTCAGAGCAATGCCAAGAGGGCTCGTTCCATCACAGCTTTGGCGAAGGCTTCGGCGATGGAACGGCCGATGGCATGTGAGACCGTGTCAACCATCCCTCCTGTCAACCGTTCGGTCAAGCGAGGTGCAGGGACTGCCGTCGGCTTACGAAGATAATCAGTTTGCCTGAGCATGTCGATGATTGCCTGATGGGTCACGAGGTGAGAATGGAACAAGACGAGCACATTCCCTGTGGTGGGATTCGCAGTGACTCGAATGATGCCGTCGAGTGACGTGAGAATAGCCTCGACCTGCCGGGCCCTCTGATCTGACCGTTTGATCGCCGGAACCTTTATCCGCAACCGTCCATCGATCACATGCACGTAGGACGAGACGTCTTTCACAGTCTTTCCTCGTTATTCGGAGATACCGGTAGAACCGCTTTTCGCTTAGCAACCTTCACTGCCCACGCTAGAAGATGTACATTACGATGCTGCTATCATGAAGTTACAATGGCGTAAATTGTCGTGCACCTCGATGTGC from Nitrospira sp. includes the following:
- a CDS encoding heavy metal translocating P-type ATPase, with the protein product MTEERIIQATIVPRAVSIIHALPGRVRLRVPWIKDKPDVAQSLSAYLTRLQGVTTCHVNAQCSSVTLYYEASTWTPERLCRRVNRVTERALQRLPMLRSSPANGQSSWFELSLSSAGIAFGLLCEPLAPLVLPLLLTGSVLPMLQRAYQAIRNEGRLTVDVLDASATALLSLQGRFSMATFMVWLINLGDYIRDATVNRAKAAMESVLSYQESCAWVVRGRRTIRMAVSNIALGDTVIVYPGDRIPVDGIVLTGKATVDQRALTGESMPIEKEAGAQVFAATVIHDGKLYIQTSKVGDQTEAAKMVRLVEAAPSHETAIQNYAERWANDLVPYSFVGAGIRGMLAGGAGGAASVLVIDYGTGIRIAAPTAVLATMTTAVQQGILFKGGRALEQLATVDAVVLDKTGTLTTGQPEVTDVRAYGGLTGEKVLVLAASAERRLNHPVAQAIVRAAVERKLAIPSRKASHYTIGLGVTSRVNGSIVHVGCARYMIRLGIGIPNEAQQDVAAFGDRAVSPVFVAMDREVVGLIGYADEIRPEARSVVRQLRNLGIKEIVMLTGDHRQVATHVAKQVGIARYVAEVLPEQKVEEVQALRQRGYRVAFIGDGINDSPALAHADVGIAVKGGADVAQDTAHVVLLNGDLAHVPTAISLAREAVDLIEQNWNIIAVPNTVALALACLGVLGPGAATLLSNGSAIVATGNSLRPLLNTGGGNGTGQSNAKRARSITALAKASAMERPMACETVSTIPPVNRSVKRGAGTAVGLRR